One region of Candidatus Rokuibacteriota bacterium genomic DNA includes:
- a CDS encoding branched-chain amino acid ABC transporter permease: MLLATGLTLIFGVMKVVNFAHGELMMWGAFLTLLATRLGVNPYLGMLGSTLLVGLLGVVIERWGFRPIRGTAKINEIFLSIALILILQNALARVFIPHFREYAQIRTPYAMEFFDLGLLNLRYDFVILLAVAWAIMLGLWAFLFHTAPGREMRGASQNRVASMLMGVDVRRIDMLSFGIGAGLAALAGSLYGVINPFSPYAGTLPAIKAFAVIILGGLGSVKGAVVGGLLYGVVEGFATFFLGGSWRDATAFVLLIVVLMLRPEGIFKEGG; encoded by the coding sequence ATGCTCCTCGCCACAGGGCTCACGCTGATCTTCGGCGTGATGAAGGTCGTCAACTTCGCCCACGGCGAGCTGATGATGTGGGGCGCCTTCCTCACGCTCCTCGCGACACGGCTGGGCGTGAACCCATATCTCGGGATGCTGGGCTCGACACTTCTGGTGGGCCTGCTTGGGGTCGTGATCGAGCGGTGGGGATTCCGTCCCATCCGGGGCACGGCCAAGATCAACGAGATCTTCCTGAGCATCGCCCTGATCCTGATCCTCCAGAACGCCCTGGCGCGGGTGTTCATCCCGCACTTCCGCGAGTACGCCCAGATCCGGACGCCGTACGCGATGGAGTTCTTCGACCTGGGGCTCCTCAATCTCCGCTACGACTTCGTGATCCTCCTGGCGGTGGCCTGGGCCATCATGCTCGGCCTCTGGGCCTTCCTCTTCCACACGGCGCCGGGCCGAGAGATGCGGGGCGCCAGCCAGAATCGCGTGGCCTCGATGCTGATGGGGGTCGACGTCCGGCGGATCGACATGCTGAGCTTCGGGATCGGGGCCGGGCTCGCCGCCCTGGCCGGCTCGCTCTACGGTGTGATCAACCCCTTCAGCCCCTACGCAGGCACGCTTCCCGCCATCAAGGCCTTCGCGGTCATCATCCTCGGCGGACTGGGAAGCGTGAAGGGCGCCGTGGTCGGCGGGTTGCTCTACGGGGTCGTCGAGGGCTTCGCGACGTTCTTCCTGGGTGGCTCGTGGCGCGACGCCACCGCCTTCGTCCTGCTCATCGTGGTCCTGATGCTGAGACCCGAGGGCATCTTCAAGGAGGGTGGGTAG
- a CDS encoding ABC transporter ATP-binding protein encodes MLEVSGLRVAYGKIQVVWGVSLDIVEGETVAVIGANGAGKTTLMRTFAGLLRPSAGRILFRGREIGGMPPHEIARQGLALVPEGRELFPHMSVAENLLLGARLCRSRQRATENLEWVYELFPVLRERRRQSASTLSGGEQQMLAIARALMASPSLLLLDEPSTGLSPLIVGSIFEVIARLRERGGTTLLVEQNVHLALAVAHRAYVLERGRVTLEGPGRELMTNALVRESYLGVAGGTPAPAAPGG; translated from the coding sequence GTGCTTGAGGTGAGCGGTCTCCGTGTCGCCTACGGGAAGATCCAGGTGGTCTGGGGGGTGTCTCTCGACATCGTCGAGGGCGAGACGGTCGCCGTCATCGGGGCCAACGGCGCCGGCAAGACCACACTGATGCGGACGTTCGCCGGGCTCCTGCGGCCGAGCGCCGGCCGCATCCTGTTCCGCGGGCGGGAGATCGGGGGGATGCCGCCACACGAGATCGCCCGACAGGGACTCGCGCTGGTCCCCGAGGGACGCGAGCTCTTCCCGCACATGTCGGTCGCCGAGAACCTCCTCCTCGGCGCCCGCCTCTGCCGGAGCCGCCAGCGCGCGACGGAGAACCTCGAGTGGGTGTACGAGTTGTTTCCCGTCCTGAGGGAGCGCCGCCGGCAGAGCGCCTCGACCCTCAGTGGGGGCGAGCAGCAGATGCTGGCCATCGCGCGCGCACTCATGGCCAGCCCCTCGCTCCTGCTGCTGGACGAGCCGTCCACGGGGCTGTCCCCGCTCATCGTCGGCAGCATCTTCGAGGTCATCGCGCGGCTCCGGGAGCGCGGCGGGACCACGCTCCTCGTCGAGCAGAACGTCCATCTGGCCCTGGCCGTCGCCCACCGCGCCTACGTCCTCGAGCGGGGGCGCGTCACGCTGGAAGGGCCGGGCCGGGAGCTCATGACGAACGCGCTGGTCCGCGAATCCTACCTCGGCGTCGCCGGCGGCACCCCCGCCCCGGCGGCGCCCGGCGGCTGA
- a CDS encoding ABC transporter ATP-binding protein: MGAAAPGRIRQPDPHRPRAGAHRDVLSAGALRPRHPLRRVAAHRAHAAGAGRAVSLLEGHGITKSFGGLAALAGVDFAVGEGEVVGLIGPNGAGKTTLINAITGIHRADQGRFTFDGQDLTPLPPERIARLGIARTFQIPQPFHTLSVLEHVMVGVAFGRRGTPMKAAEAEARAVLEFVGLGDKAGVEPQSLTIVELRRLELARALGSGARLLLLDEIHAGLTPRELEDAITMIGKLRERGITILMVEHLMRIIMRVCERIIVLDFGRNIAAGTPEEIARDPEVIRAYLGGEPARQGATGA; this comes from the coding sequence ATGGGCGCTGCGGCGCCTGGGAGGATTCGACAGCCTGATCCTCATCGGCCTCGCGCTGGGGCTCATCGTGACGTTCTTTCCGCGGGGGCTCTACGCCCTCGTCACCCGCTTCGCCGCGTGGCTGCCCATCGGGCCCACGCGGCCGGCGCCGGGCGCGCGGTGAGCCTGCTCGAGGGCCACGGAATCACCAAGAGCTTCGGGGGCCTGGCAGCCTTGGCCGGCGTGGACTTCGCGGTCGGGGAGGGCGAGGTCGTGGGCCTCATCGGACCCAACGGCGCGGGGAAGACGACGCTGATCAACGCCATCACGGGGATCCACCGGGCCGACCAGGGCCGCTTCACGTTCGACGGTCAGGACCTCACCCCGCTTCCTCCCGAGCGCATCGCGCGGCTCGGGATCGCGCGGACGTTCCAGATCCCACAGCCCTTTCACACCCTCAGCGTGCTGGAGCACGTCATGGTCGGCGTCGCCTTCGGCCGGCGCGGGACACCCATGAAGGCGGCGGAGGCCGAGGCACGCGCGGTCCTGGAGTTCGTGGGCCTCGGCGACAAGGCGGGGGTCGAGCCGCAGAGCCTGACGATTGTCGAGCTGCGGCGGCTCGAGCTGGCCCGTGCGCTCGGCTCCGGCGCCCGCCTGCTCCTGCTCGATGAGATCCACGCCGGGCTCACGCCCCGCGAGCTGGAGGACGCCATCACCATGATCGGCAAACTGCGGGAGCGCGGCATCACGATCCTGATGGTCGAACACCTCATGCGGATCATCATGCGCGTGTGCGAGCGGATCATCGTGCTCGACTTCGGCCGGAACATCGCGGCGGGCACCCCCGAAGAGATCGCGCGGGACCCGGAGGTGATCCGGGCGTACCTGGGCGGCGAGCCGGCACGTCAGGGAGCCACCGGTGCTTGA
- the miaB gene encoding tRNA (N6-isopentenyl adenosine(37)-C2)-methylthiotransferase MiaB, with product MPKLHVITYGCQMNEYDSERVAGLLAEASYERAESPEAADVILLNTCSIRERAEEKVFSQLGALRRLKRANPDLVIGVMGCMAQLQQGRIQERAPFVDLVFGSPAIARVGELVARARAERRPLVDTGEGPLVAITPRPERRGQLKAFVTVMEGCEKHCTFCVVPTTRGRERSHAPGSVLAEIAHLAAQGCREVTLLGQTVNAYGRDLTPPTDLAALLERANEIDGLERLRFTTSNPYNLTSRLIRAIRDVPKVVEYLHLPLQSGSDRILARMNRGYTWARYLELIAEIRETVPGIALSTDLIVGFPGETEEDFEATVAAVGQVRYDNVFAFRYSRRPGTPAAAMPDQVPDEIKASRNTRLLEVAGRVAAGKSGALVGRVLPVLAEGPSRKHPAEATGRTRCNRVVNFDPEGQDLSGKVVPVLITQALPHSLRGSLAGREAALQGAAAPRA from the coding sequence ATGCCCAAACTGCACGTCATCACCTACGGTTGCCAGATGAACGAGTACGACTCCGAGCGGGTGGCTGGGCTGCTCGCGGAGGCGAGCTACGAGCGTGCTGAGTCCCCCGAGGCGGCCGACGTGATCCTCCTGAACACCTGCTCCATCCGGGAGCGCGCCGAGGAGAAGGTCTTCTCGCAGCTCGGGGCGTTGCGCAGGCTCAAGCGCGCCAATCCGGATCTGGTCATCGGGGTGATGGGTTGCATGGCGCAGCTCCAGCAGGGGCGGATCCAGGAGCGCGCCCCGTTCGTGGATCTGGTGTTCGGCTCGCCGGCCATCGCCCGGGTCGGGGAACTCGTGGCGCGTGCCCGGGCCGAGCGGCGCCCGCTGGTCGACACGGGGGAGGGGCCGCTCGTGGCGATCACCCCGCGGCCGGAGCGGCGCGGCCAGCTCAAGGCCTTCGTGACAGTCATGGAGGGCTGCGAGAAACACTGCACCTTCTGCGTCGTGCCGACCACGCGGGGGAGGGAGCGCAGCCACGCGCCCGGCTCCGTGCTCGCGGAGATCGCCCACCTGGCAGCGCAGGGCTGCCGCGAGGTGACGCTTCTCGGGCAGACGGTGAACGCCTACGGCCGCGACCTCACGCCCCCCACGGACCTCGCGGCGCTCCTCGAGCGGGCGAACGAGATCGATGGCCTCGAGCGGCTCCGGTTCACCACCTCGAACCCCTACAACCTCACCAGCCGGCTGATCCGCGCCATCCGCGACGTCCCGAAGGTGGTGGAGTACCTGCACCTGCCGTTGCAGTCCGGGTCGGACCGCATCCTCGCCCGCATGAACCGCGGCTACACGTGGGCGCGCTACCTCGAGCTGATCGCCGAGATCAGGGAGACGGTGCCGGGGATCGCGCTCTCCACCGACCTGATCGTCGGCTTCCCCGGAGAGACCGAGGAGGACTTCGAGGCCACCGTGGCCGCCGTCGGCCAGGTGCGGTACGACAACGTCTTCGCGTTCCGCTATTCGCGCCGCCCCGGCACCCCCGCGGCCGCGATGCCGGACCAGGTGCCGGACGAGATCAAGGCCAGCCGCAACACGCGCCTCCTCGAGGTGGCGGGTCGCGTGGCAGCCGGGAAGAGCGGGGCCCTGGTGGGCCGCGTGCTGCCCGTCCTGGCGGAGGGCCCGTCCCGGAAACATCCGGCGGAGGCCACCGGCCGGACCCGCTGCAACCGCGTCGTGAACTTCGATCCCGAGGGCCAGGACCTCTCCGGCAAGGTGGTTCCCGTCCTCATCACCCAGGCCCTGCCTCACAGCCTGCGCGGATCGCTGGCCGGCCGCGAGGCCGCGCTCCAGGGCGCCGCGGCCCCGCGGGCGTAG
- a CDS encoding hotdog fold thioesterase, whose protein sequence is MRRRDPSAVPAALRAQLESEPWARALGVEYEEIAPGYCRVALTVKPHMLNHRGFPHGGVIFSLADVAFGAACNAHGETALALTMTISFLAAAAPGSRLIAEGRERKQGRRAGFYDIRVRTAEGALVASVSCLSHRVSGPK, encoded by the coding sequence GTGAGACGGCGCGACCCGTCGGCCGTCCCCGCCGCCCTCAGGGCGCAGCTCGAGAGCGAGCCCTGGGCGCGCGCGCTCGGGGTCGAGTACGAGGAGATCGCCCCGGGGTACTGTCGCGTCGCCCTCACGGTGAAGCCGCACATGCTCAACCACCGGGGCTTCCCACACGGCGGCGTGATCTTCTCGCTGGCCGATGTGGCCTTCGGAGCGGCCTGCAACGCCCACGGCGAGACAGCGCTGGCCCTCACCATGACGATCAGCTTTCTGGCCGCCGCGGCACCGGGGTCGCGGCTCATCGCCGAGGGCCGGGAGCGCAAGCAGGGCCGGCGCGCGGGATTCTACGACATCCGCGTGCGCACCGCGGAGGGGGCTCTCGTGGCCTCCGTGAGCTGCCTCTCCCACCGGGTGAGCGGGCCGAAGTAG
- a CDS encoding bifunctional nuclease family protein — MWLEMKVKGLALDPLSNLPILILRDQEEKRSLPIWVGLAEANAIALELEKIPTPRPMTHDLIKSILEALHARVVKVVVNDLRENTFFAAIHLQLGGTEITVDSRPSDAIALALRVAAPIFVEEEVVLRAQTVEVVREGEAAPAKGDDQERVKEWLDSIKPGDFLDRGKEPGGPAE; from the coding sequence ATGTGGCTCGAGATGAAGGTGAAGGGACTGGCCTTGGATCCACTCTCGAACCTGCCCATCCTGATTCTCCGCGACCAGGAGGAGAAGCGCTCGTTGCCCATCTGGGTGGGGCTCGCGGAGGCCAACGCCATCGCGCTGGAGCTGGAGAAGATCCCGACCCCGCGGCCGATGACCCACGACCTCATCAAGAGCATCCTGGAGGCGCTGCACGCGCGGGTCGTGAAGGTGGTGGTCAACGACCTGCGGGAGAACACCTTCTTCGCCGCCATTCACCTTCAGCTCGGCGGCACCGAGATCACCGTCGACTCGCGCCCGTCGGACGCCATCGCGCTGGCGCTCCGGGTGGCCGCGCCCATCTTCGTCGAGGAAGAGGTTGTTCTCAGGGCGCAGACCGTCGAGGTCGTCCGTGAGGGGGAGGCGGCTCCCGCCAAGGGCGACGACCAGGAGCGAGTGAAGGAGTGGCTCGACTCGATCAAGCCGGGGGACTTCTTGGACCGCGGCAAGGAGCCGGGCGGCCCCGCCGAGTAG
- a CDS encoding acetyl-CoA carboxylase carboxyltransferase subunit alpha: protein MPDELEFEKPILELEARIAELRASPDQPASRSEIAKAEDRLRRLRQKVYGSLTAWQRAQLARHPKRPHALDFFRLLLADFVELHGDRVFGDDAAIVGGLAGFEGEPVVVLGHQKGRDTRENIARNFGMPHPEGYRKALRLMKLAEKFGRPVITLIDTPGAYPGLGAEERGQAEAIARNLREMAGLRTPVISVVTGEGGSGGALAIGVANRVLMLEYAIYSVISPEGCAAILWGDAAKAPEAARLMRTTAPELLRLGVIDGIVPEPVGGAHRHWEEAAAQLRLALSAALRQLRARSGDELVRERYDRFRRIGVFTEPA, encoded by the coding sequence ATGCCGGACGAGCTTGAGTTCGAGAAGCCGATCCTGGAGCTCGAGGCCCGCATCGCGGAGCTCCGCGCCTCGCCGGACCAGCCGGCGTCCCGGAGCGAGATCGCGAAGGCGGAAGACCGGCTCAGGCGGCTGCGGCAGAAGGTCTACGGGAGCCTCACGGCCTGGCAGCGCGCGCAGCTCGCCCGGCACCCGAAGCGCCCCCACGCGCTCGACTTCTTCCGCCTCCTTCTCGCGGACTTCGTCGAGCTGCACGGCGACCGCGTGTTCGGCGACGACGCGGCGATCGTCGGCGGGCTCGCGGGCTTCGAGGGAGAGCCGGTGGTCGTCCTCGGGCACCAGAAGGGCCGCGACACGCGGGAGAACATCGCCCGCAATTTCGGGATGCCGCACCCCGAGGGCTACCGCAAGGCCCTGCGCCTCATGAAGCTGGCCGAGAAGTTCGGCAGGCCGGTGATCACGCTCATCGACACCCCCGGGGCCTATCCGGGGCTCGGAGCCGAGGAGCGCGGCCAGGCTGAGGCGATCGCGCGGAACCTGCGAGAGATGGCGGGCTTGCGGACGCCCGTCATCTCCGTGGTGACGGGGGAGGGGGGCAGCGGCGGGGCGCTGGCGATCGGAGTGGCCAATCGGGTCCTGATGCTCGAGTACGCGATCTACTCGGTCATCTCGCCCGAGGGCTGCGCCGCCATCCTCTGGGGCGATGCCGCGAAGGCGCCCGAGGCGGCCCGGCTCATGCGGACCACGGCGCCGGAGCTCCTGCGTCTCGGCGTCATCGACGGGATCGTCCCTGAACCCGTGGGCGGCGCCCATCGCCACTGGGAGGAGGCGGCCGCCCAGCTGCGCCTGGCGCTGTCCGCAGCGCTCCGGCAGCTCAGGGCCAGATCCGGGGACGAGCTGGTGAGGGAGCGATACGACCGCTTCCGGCGCATCGGCGTCTTTACGGAACCTGCCTGA
- a CDS encoding ABC transporter substrate-binding protein encodes MPLLRTMTGTAVRMVVTLLAAVLASTPAPGQAQPVRLGLLTSMTGPAAATGEDQRRAASLAVDEINAAGGVAVKASNARLKLELRIGDDQTSREGAVSGVTRLIVEDKVSLVFGGLGSAFGMAALPLIREHGVPYVPTPSTPLFTRTMDMGPDPTKSMVFHYQATGLMYGAGTVDFLIQEVKPVLAPGRALRVAWLYQDSPFGAEYFRGYTDRVKEKAYPVETVATERFKVGETDYRSQLTKIKALAPDALVPMGFRGETIAILQQAVLDVGMDPKRVHLGPVCACADDPLYYKDLGRIGQLSTILSLYSTYATPKAAAFARWPAFRQLYQKRYGVLPGLLGVSAYDVVHIAAKAVEQAGSLERTKLIETLGKLEMGQVVLPVRGKIRFDPKYREVDFYLIGQQLVWDDKVKELRPVVVWPGESAEAKYKNPS; translated from the coding sequence ATGCCATTGCTTCGAACGATGACCGGCACGGCAGTCCGCATGGTCGTGACCCTGCTCGCGGCCGTCCTCGCCTCCACCCCGGCCCCCGGCCAGGCCCAGCCCGTGCGGCTCGGACTCCTGACGTCGATGACGGGGCCGGCCGCGGCCACCGGCGAGGACCAGCGGCGGGCGGCGTCACTCGCCGTCGATGAGATCAACGCTGCCGGCGGCGTTGCCGTCAAGGCCAGCAACGCGCGCCTCAAGCTCGAGCTCAGGATCGGCGACGACCAGACATCCCGGGAGGGCGCGGTATCCGGCGTGACCAGGCTGATCGTCGAGGATAAGGTGAGCCTGGTGTTCGGCGGACTCGGAAGTGCCTTCGGCATGGCCGCCCTCCCGTTGATCCGGGAGCACGGCGTGCCCTACGTCCCCACGCCCTCGACACCGCTGTTCACGCGCACGATGGACATGGGGCCGGACCCGACCAAGTCCATGGTCTTCCACTACCAGGCTACCGGGCTCATGTACGGTGCCGGCACCGTGGACTTCCTGATCCAGGAGGTCAAGCCGGTCCTGGCCCCCGGCCGGGCACTGCGGGTCGCCTGGCTCTACCAGGACTCGCCCTTCGGCGCCGAGTATTTCCGTGGCTACACCGACCGGGTGAAGGAGAAGGCCTACCCGGTCGAGACCGTCGCGACGGAGCGGTTCAAGGTCGGCGAGACGGACTACCGCTCGCAGCTCACCAAGATCAAGGCCCTGGCGCCCGACGCGCTGGTTCCGATGGGCTTCCGGGGCGAGACGATTGCCATCCTGCAGCAGGCGGTCCTCGACGTCGGGATGGACCCGAAGCGGGTGCACCTCGGACCCGTCTGCGCCTGCGCCGACGACCCTCTCTACTACAAGGACCTGGGACGCATCGGGCAGCTCAGCACCATCCTCAGCCTCTACAGCACCTACGCGACTCCCAAGGCCGCGGCCTTCGCCAGGTGGCCCGCTTTCCGCCAGCTCTACCAGAAGCGGTACGGCGTGCTGCCGGGGCTGCTCGGAGTCTCCGCCTACGACGTGGTCCACATCGCGGCCAAGGCGGTCGAGCAAGCGGGAAGTCTCGAACGGACGAAGCTCATCGAAACCCTGGGCAAGCTGGAGATGGGCCAGGTCGTCCTGCCCGTGAGGGGCAAGATCCGGTTCGACCCCAAGTACCGCGAGGTCGACTTCTACCTCATCGGCCAGCAGCTCGTCTGGGACGACAAGGTCAAGGAGCTGCGGCCGGTCGTCGTCTGGCCCGGCGAGAGCGCCGAGGCGAAGTACAAGAACCCATCCTGA
- a CDS encoding phenylacetate-CoA oxygenase subunit PaaI, which produces MSEAEREERLLARIRAGERIESPEEMTEEYRRQLIHLMTMQADSELAGAFGYVPWIMKAPTIEEKHVVAQIVKDEVRHAHVMYGLLEDLGVDVAGHVARHDFALRLDDAAADIGTRRVADDARVNIFYYPIDRWSDFVFFNFCMDRGAGHQLEDVRQCSYGPWARAVEGIFKEEKMHIRHGELWVARLGTDPATRGEAQAALEKWYVRTMNIFGRPGSARNALYRKHGLKRRDNDEVRKAFAREVAALAEAAGLRVPDWTPAWDRLPEDAQIPG; this is translated from the coding sequence ATGAGCGAGGCGGAGCGGGAGGAGCGGCTGTTGGCGAGGATCCGGGCGGGGGAGCGCATCGAGTCCCCCGAGGAGATGACGGAGGAGTACCGGCGCCAGTTGATCCATCTCATGACCATGCAGGCGGACTCGGAGCTGGCCGGCGCCTTCGGGTACGTGCCGTGGATCATGAAGGCGCCGACGATCGAGGAGAAGCACGTGGTCGCGCAGATCGTCAAGGACGAGGTCCGGCACGCCCATGTGATGTACGGGCTCCTCGAGGACCTGGGTGTGGATGTGGCGGGCCACGTCGCCAGGCACGACTTCGCGCTCCGGCTCGACGACGCGGCGGCGGACATCGGCACCCGACGAGTGGCCGACGACGCGCGGGTGAACATCTTCTACTACCCCATCGACCGCTGGTCCGACTTCGTGTTCTTCAACTTCTGCATGGACCGCGGGGCGGGCCATCAACTCGAGGACGTGCGGCAGTGCTCCTACGGGCCGTGGGCGCGTGCCGTCGAGGGCATCTTCAAGGAAGAGAAGATGCACATCCGCCACGGGGAGCTGTGGGTGGCGCGCCTCGGCACCGATCCCGCCACCCGCGGGGAGGCGCAGGCCGCGCTCGAGAAGTGGTACGTCCGGACGATGAACATCTTCGGGCGCCCCGGCTCGGCCCGGAATGCGCTCTACCGGAAACATGGCCTGAAGCGCCGCGACAACGACGAGGTGCGGAAGGCCTTCGCCCGGGAGGTGGCGGCGCTGGCGGAGGCCGCTGGACTCAGGGTGCCCGACTGGACACCCGCGTGGGACCGGCTGCCCGAGGATGCGCAGATTCCCGGCTAG
- a CDS encoding GntR family transcriptional regulator — protein MAEPRAVPRYLRIADALRARIRAGRWRQAERLPSEHALCRQFRVSRMTVRQALDILRHEGLLSRHVGRGTFTSPVPAERRLRVIGSVEDMLALGEETWFKPLERMLTAAAPDASAALRLAPGALVARFTGIRYGDDGPFQHVTAYVPAAIGRRILEADLSATSVIGTVERELGLAVKYLEQAIEVMRCPRGTARLLAVAAGSPILRFRRTYFTASGEPVEHAVTFHWAGRYPYAMMLFRSETTLR, from the coding sequence ATGGCCGAGCCCCGCGCCGTCCCGCGCTACCTGAGGATCGCCGACGCGCTGCGCGCCCGGATCCGCGCCGGCCGCTGGCGCCAGGCCGAACGCCTGCCTTCGGAGCATGCCCTCTGCCGCCAGTTCCGCGTGAGCCGGATGACTGTCCGGCAGGCCCTGGACATCCTCCGCCACGAAGGTCTCCTGTCCCGGCACGTGGGCCGCGGCACCTTCACCTCGCCCGTGCCCGCAGAGCGGCGGCTCCGCGTCATCGGGTCCGTGGAGGACATGCTGGCGCTGGGCGAGGAGACGTGGTTCAAGCCGCTGGAGCGCATGCTCACGGCGGCGGCCCCCGACGCGTCGGCGGCCCTCCGGCTGGCGCCTGGAGCCCTGGTGGCGCGCTTCACCGGGATCCGCTACGGGGACGACGGGCCCTTCCAGCACGTGACCGCGTACGTGCCCGCGGCCATCGGCCGCCGGATCCTGGAGGCGGACCTGTCGGCGACCTCGGTGATCGGGACGGTGGAGCGGGAGCTGGGGCTGGCGGTGAAGTATCTCGAGCAGGCCATCGAGGTGATGCGCTGCCCGCGGGGCACCGCGCGGCTCCTGGCCGTCGCGGCCGGGTCGCCCATCCTCCGCTTCCGCCGCACCTACTTCACGGCGTCTGGAGAGCCCGTGGAGCACGCCGTGACTTTCCACTGGGCCGGGCGCTACCCCTACGCCATGATGCTCTTCCGCTCGGAAACCACCCTGCGATGA
- a CDS encoding glycosyltransferase — protein sequence MRVALFTNNYLPFRGGVTTAVETLREGLERLGHRTWVFAPAPAAPAEDPPRVFRYPSIPAPTYPGFALPLPFSPRLGRAARGLGLDVIHAQHPFLLGVTARRFARRQRLPLVFTYHTRYEKYAHYVPLPQRFVRALAVRLSCRFADSADVVVARGVGTRVAVVPTGVPVEQFVPGDPAAARRHLGLPSGAPLCLYVGRLDREKSVERVIAAFGSIAGAMSDARLWLVGQGSHAEALRRAAEASSARDRIHFRGGVARAALPPYYQAADLFLFASETETQGLVLAEAHACGLPAVAVRASGVEEVVVDGETGILTKSDAGDLADAAIALLLDPERRRAMGAAGRAVAERSFSASAQVAAMAAEYSRLLAPSPLASPPR from the coding sequence ATGCGGGTCGCCCTGTTCACCAACAACTACCTGCCCTTCCGGGGCGGCGTCACCACCGCCGTGGAGACGCTCCGCGAGGGGCTCGAGCGCCTCGGGCACCGCACCTGGGTGTTCGCGCCGGCGCCGGCCGCGCCGGCGGAGGACCCGCCGCGCGTCTTCCGCTACCCGTCGATCCCTGCGCCCACCTATCCCGGCTTCGCCCTCCCGTTGCCGTTCTCGCCGCGGCTGGGGCGGGCGGCGCGCGGGCTCGGCCTGGACGTCATCCACGCCCAGCACCCTTTTCTCCTGGGTGTCACGGCGAGGCGATTCGCCCGGCGGCAGCGCCTCCCGCTGGTCTTCACGTACCACACGCGCTACGAGAAGTACGCCCACTACGTGCCGCTCCCGCAGCGGTTCGTCCGGGCCCTCGCGGTCCGGCTCTCCTGCCGCTTCGCTGACTCGGCGGACGTGGTGGTGGCGCGCGGCGTCGGCACGCGCGTGGCCGTCGTGCCCACCGGCGTCCCCGTGGAGCAGTTCGTGCCGGGCGACCCGGCCGCGGCCCGGCGGCACCTCGGGCTGCCCTCCGGGGCGCCCCTCTGCCTCTACGTGGGGCGGCTCGACCGGGAGAAGAGCGTGGAGCGCGTCATCGCGGCGTTCGGGTCCATCGCCGGGGCGATGTCGGACGCGCGGCTCTGGCTGGTGGGGCAGGGCAGCCATGCCGAGGCGCTTCGCCGGGCGGCCGAGGCGAGCTCGGCGCGCGACCGGATCCACTTCCGGGGGGGCGTCGCGCGGGCAGCGCTGCCGCCCTACTACCAGGCCGCGGACCTCTTCCTCTTCGCCTCCGAGACGGAGACCCAGGGGCTCGTCCTCGCCGAGGCCCACGCCTGCGGGCTGCCGGCCGTGGCGGTGCGCGCCTCTGGCGTCGAGGAGGTCGTCGTCGACGGTGAGACGGGCATCCTCACGAAGTCCGATGCCGGCGATCTCGCGGACGCCGCCATCGCGCTCTTGCTCGACCCCGAGCGACGCCGCGCGATGGGAGCGGCCGGGCGGGCCGTGGCCGAGCGCTCCTTCTCCGCCTCGGCACAGGTGGCGGCCATGGCGGCCGAGTACTCGCGCCTCTTGGCCCCCTCCCCGCTCGCGTCGCCGCCCCGATGA